In Primulina huaijiensis isolate GDHJ02 chromosome 16, ASM1229523v2, whole genome shotgun sequence, a single genomic region encodes these proteins:
- the LOC140960948 gene encoding uncharacterized protein, which produces MSNSDSTSSVPLSAKKENAIPISPKIAELAESRQELMNRIQTLKQDLQNWRMKMDTQVNVYRSELSELKNSLNSEVEQLRSEFQELRSTLQQQQEDVTASLKNFGLQDVPGEAKEGTKNVENSDDTTKDSSKDDNGKETRG; this is translated from the exons ATGTCAAACAGCGATTCGACCTCCTCGGTTCCTCTGTCAGCT AAAAAAGAGAATGCGATTCCAATTAGCCCCAAGATTGCG GAATTGGCTGAATCGAGGCAGGAGCTTATGAATAGGATACAGACTTTGAAACAG GATCTACAAAATTGGCGGATGAAGATGGACACTCAAGTTAATGTCTACCGCTCT GAGTTATCAGAgcttaaaaattcattaaattctGAAGTGGAACAACTTCGATCA GAATTTCAAGAGCTGAGAAGCACTCTTCAGCAGCAACAAGAAGATGTTACAGCCAGCCTAAAAAATTTCGGG CTGCAAGATGTTCCTGGAGAAGCGAAAGAGGGTACAAAAAATGTGGAAAACAGTGATGATACAACTAAAGATTCGTCAAAAGATGACAATGGTAAGGAAACTCGTGGATAA
- the LOC140961550 gene encoding uncharacterized protein, whose translation MMAAVQYTATSSRLRHSHSRPTTTTFAVSTSFPRQRALRRNFLRQKLLKTLRHPSILIDSRPLQQVIEPVLKEIQELEESENPKSGNHQIQEIEVLKEVGISEPTVGVPFDGSVGLLDKNPILKYGLWLAGAFVFQAVCAVWVFGSAGSGSRNGNLNGNREDSVLEASENGQGKSRVKLISNANVNWQVGIGNGPIYVDEVEMEREIEEIRAMAREAREKERLKSENDGLDSEDDNDVDAGKIDRTGIDWEVYNRLIKLTKKLENEGDRSPIALIGHSRREGERKGGVGEGELNEIEGNAALLFKKKYKFKDLSSNQGDKPKGFWGSDDHSIREPKKSGETEGGVELLRSGNGGNNAVNLGGEEKHIYLADVDYKGNGSVHMVKEIKSKGNVEMTELSKSTRKKVEKERGTTKKIKRSAVVKPKGAAVFAPEKSRKSRGEAVKSIESGAVEVVAVSDYLSDVSRGKEVSSNISAPKFGAKKRRSDSEFWWSDLPYVLGILMYRVNDDTGGRGLYTLKNTPSTEVSLSHIVAFEDSVDATNFCYILQCFFEDLEDFKADVVPLTVKELKDAVKSETMGAIVVKRGELQLYAGQPLADAEMGLRDMIEQG comes from the exons ATGATGGCGGCTGTGCAATACACGGCCACCTCTTCCCGCCTCCGCCACAGCCACAGCCGCCCCACCACCACAACATTCGCAGTTTCCACTTCTTTCCCCAGACAGCGTGCCCTGAGAAGAAACTTTCTCCGGCAGAAACTACTCAAAACCCTAAGACACCCCTCCATTCTCATCGACTCCCGCCCTCTACAGCAAGTAATAGAGCCCGTGcttaaggaaattcaagaactCGAAGAGTCTGAAAATCCAAAATCTGGGaatcatcaaattcaagaaatcgAAGTGCTGAAGGAGGTTGGGATTTCAGAGCCTACTGTTGGGGTTCCATTTGATGGAAGTGTCGGTTTGTTAGATAAAAATCCTATCTTGAAGTATGGGTTGTGGTTGGCAGGGGCTTTTGTTTTCCAGGCTGTTTGTGCTGTTTGGGTATTTGGATCAGCTGGCTCTGGCAGCAGAAATGGGAATTTAAATGGAAATAGAGAAGATTCTGTTCTGGAAGCGTCGGAAAATGGACAGGGTAAATCAAGGGTGAAGCTTATTTCCAATGCAAACGTGAATTGGCAAGTGGGTATTGGAAATGGACCTATTTATGTTGATGAAGTGGAAATGGAGAGGGAAATCGAGGAAATTCGAGCAATGGCGAGGGAGGCTAGAGAGAAAGAAAGGCTAAAGTCAGAGAATGATGGTCTTGATAGCGAGGATGATAATGATGTGGATGCTGGAAAAATTGATAGAACAGGGATTGATTGGGAGGTCTACAATCGATTGATAAAGTTGACAAAGAAACTCGAGAATGAAGGTGACAGATCGCCAATTGCATTGATTGGGCACTCGAGGAGGGAGGGTGAGAGAAAAGGTGGGGTTGGAGAAGGTGAGTTAAATGAGATAGAGGGCAATGCAGCATTGCTattcaagaaaaagtataaGTTTAAAGATTTGTCGAGTAATCAGGGTGATAAACCAAAGGGTTTTTGGGGTTCGGATGATCATTCTATTCGTGAACCTAAGAAAAGTGGAGAGACGGAGGGAGGGGTCGAGTTGTTGAGAAGTGGGAATGGTGGTAACAATGCAGTTAATTTAGGGGGTGAAGAAAAGCATATATACCTGGCTGATGTTGATTATAAGGGAAATGGTTCAGTTCATATGGTGAAAGAAATTAAAAGTAAAGGTAATGTGGAAATGACGGAACTCTCAAAGAGCACAAGGAAGAAGGTGGAAAAAGAAAGAGGGACgaccaaaaaaataaagagatcTGCTGTTGTGAAACCTAAGGGGGCGGCTG TGTTTGCACccgagaaatcaagaaaatcaagaggTGAAGCTGTGAAGTCAATAGAATCGGGAGCAGTGGAGGTTGTTGCGGTATCTGACTATCTCTCAGATGTATCAAGAGGCAAGGAAGTCTCTAGCAATATATCAGCACCCAAATTTGGTGCAAAGAAACGTAGAAGTGATTCTGAATTTTGGTGGTCCGATCTTCCATACGTTCTA GGTATTCTTATGTATAGAGTCAACGATGATACGGGTGGAAGAGGACTTTATACCCTGAAGAACACTCCCAGCACAGAGGTATCCTTGTCGCACATTGTTGCTTTCGAGGACAGTGTTGACGCAACCAATTTCTGTTACATTCTGCAATGTTTCTTCGAAGATCTGGAAGACTTCAAAGCTGATGTTGTTCCTTTAACAGTCAAA GAACTAAAGGATGCAGTAAAATCAGAAACGATGGGTGCCATTGTGGTGAAGCGAGGGGAGCTGCAGCTTTATGCAGGACAACCACTAGCCGACGCTGAGATGGGTTTACGTGATATGATAGAACAAGGTTGA
- the LOC140961345 gene encoding ubiquitin-like-specific protease ESD4 isoform X2, with the protein MGDLSSFRKRGSDYCQHSPASAVSPFDHFRISKKHRLSGPMDQRASDFYRSGASNSVVSRINRYPDSKIGFCREVHAPVRSSRFGFSHRIDRGETSVGSKESSADKMKILLGIYESRKNLAMESLRYITQVEAAVSLWLGNEKEAIEIDGDEENKVVVSDDSSVEEVEIVKKKLQSLNSSVVTDLSNEHAKVDVVEKMMNLMQLEHESADNVVPAHKKLYDSSLRRNDKLNSLDIEIGLTEMQFRRQLLLRPLKYTRKKKRDVAEECFAPLSVEEVADVTSAFSSKSNRGKVLVSHETSNIAITGEKFQCLRPGGWLNDEVINLYVELLKEREKRETQKFLKCHFFNSFFYKKLIAGKGGYNFQSVRRWTTIKKLGYSLLDCDKIFVPIHKINHWCLAVINKKDEKFQYLDSLKGGDNEVIKMLARYYVDEVKDKSGEDIDVRSWEEEFVEDLPEQENGYDCGMFMLKYVDFYSRDIGLCFSQENMPYFRLRTAKEILRLRAD; encoded by the exons ATGGGAGATTTATCTAGCTTCCGAAAACGAGGGAGTGATTATTGTCAACATTCACCAGCCTCAGCTGTATCTCCTTTTGACCACTTTCGCATTTCGAAGAAACACAGACTTTCAGGTCCCATGGATCAAAGGGCTTCTGATTTTTACCGGTCCGGAGCTTCAAATTCTGTGGTTTCAAGAATTAATCGGTATCCAGATTCTAAAATTGGTTTCTGCAGAGAAGTTCATGCCCCCGTAAGGAGTAGTCGATTTGGGTTTTCGCATAGAATAGATAGAGGTGAGACTAGTGTTGGTTCTAAAGAAAGTTCAGCTGATAAAATGAAAATTCTACTCGGAATATATGAAAGCAGAAAGAACCTTGCCATGGAAAGTTTGAGGTACATTACCCAAGTCGAGGCTGCAGTGTCACTTTGGTTAGGGAATGAAAAAGAGGCGATTGAGATTGACGGGGACGAGGAGAACAAAGTTGTTGTTTCTGATGATTCGAGTGTTGAGGAAGTAGAGATAGTGAAGAAAAAACTGCAGTCCTTGAATTCTTCGGTGGTTACAGATTTAAGTAATGAGCATGCCAAGGTGGATGTTGTGGAGAAGATGATGAACTTAATGCAGCTTGAGCACGAATCTGCTGATAATGTTGTTCCAGCTCATAAAAAACTGTATGATTCTTCACTCAGGAGAAATGATAAACTGAATAGCTTAGATATTGAAATAGGACTTACTGAAATGCAGTTTCGAAGACAACTGTTATTGAGACCTCTCAAGTATACGAGGAAAAAAAAGAGG GATGTGGCAGAAGAATGTTTTGCTCCTCTTAGTGTAGAGGAAGTGGCTGATGTGACAAGTGCATTCTCGTCGAAATCCAATAG GGGAAAGGTTTTGGTGAGTCATGAGACTTCAAACATTGCTATTACAGGGGAAAAATTTCAGTGCTTGAGACCAGGGGGATGGCTCAATGATGAG GTTATTAATTTGTATGTAGAATTACTGAAAGAACGGGAAAAAAGGGAAACACAGAAGTTTTTGAAATGTcatttctttaacagtttctttTATAAAAAG CTAATTGCTGGTAAAGGAGGGTACAATTTTCAATCAGTTCGAAGATGGACTACGATAAAAAAGCTTGGATATAGCCTCTTAGACTGCGACAAA aTTTTTGTGCCTATCCACAAAATAAACCATTGGTGTTTAGCAGTTATCAACAAAAAAGATGAAAAGTTTCAGTATCTTGATTCACTCAAAGGGGGCGATAACGAAGTGATAAAAATGCTG GCCAGATACTACGTTGATGAGGTGAAGGACAAGAGTGGCGAAGACATTGATGTTCGTTCATGGGAGGAAGAATTTGTCGAGGACCTACCAGAGCAGGAGAATGG ATATGACTGTGGCATGTTCATGCTCAAATATGTCGACTTCTATAGCAGAGATATAGGACTGTGCTTTAGCCAG GAAAACATGCCATATTTTAGGCTAAGAACAGCTAAAGAAATTTTGAGGTTGAGAGCGGACTGA
- the LOC140961660 gene encoding uncharacterized protein, translating into MRFGHKGKLAPRYIGLYVIVDRIGTLAYRLDLPPNLSLIHYVFHVSMLQKYESDPPHILNVEDVELDSSLSYVEHPVQILGCKEKQLRSKKISLVLVQWSRHGREESTWKLDAKMRQKWPHLFENVMNYAMYSEFSMYYQS; encoded by the coding sequence ATGAGATTTGGACATAAAGGGAAGTTAGCTCCGCGTTATATTGGTCTGTATGTGATTGTTGATAGGATTGGTACATTGGCTTATCGTTTGGATTTGCCACCGAATTTGTCTTTGATACATTATGTGTTTCACGTATCTATGTTACAGAAGTATGAGTCAGATCCGCCTCATATCTTGAATGTCGAGGATGTGGAGTTGGATAGTTCTCTTAGCTATGTTGAACATCCAGTGCAAATTTTGGGCTGCAAGGAAAAACAACTCAGGAGCAAGAAGATTTCATTGGTTTTGGTACAATGGAGTAGACATGGAAGAGAAGAATCTACATGGAAATTAGACGCAAAGATGCGACAAAAATGGCCTCATTTGTTTGAAAATGTAATGAATTACGCGATGTATTCTGAATTTTCTATGTATTATCAGTCGTAA
- the LOC140961345 gene encoding ubiquitin-like-specific protease ESD4 isoform X1, with the protein MGDLSSFRKRGSDYCQHSPASAVSPFDHFRISKKHRLSGPMDQRASDFYRSGASNSVVSRINRYPDSKIGFCREVHAPVRSSRFGFSHRIDRGETSVGSKESSADKMKILLGIYESRKNLAMESLRYITQVEAAVSLWLGNEKEAIEIDGDEENKVVVSDDSSVEEVEIVKKKLQSLNSSVVTDLSNEHAKVDVVEKMMNLMQLEHESADNVVPAHKKLYDSSLRRNDKLNSLDIEIGLTEMQFRRQLLLRPLKYTRKKKRDVAEECFAPLSVEEVADVTSAFSSKSNRGKVLVSHETSNIAITGEKFQCLRPGGWLNDEVINLYVELLKEREKRETQKFLKCHFFNSFFYKKLIAGKGGYNFQSVRRWTTIKKLGYSLLDCDKIFVPIHKINHWCLAVINKKDEKFQYLDSLKGGDNEVIKMLARYYVDEVKDKSGEDIDVRSWEEEFVEDLPEQENGYDCGMFMLKYVDFYSRDIGLCFSQVSKFLCITISRFMQPSSIMYFSSVGKHAIF; encoded by the exons ATGGGAGATTTATCTAGCTTCCGAAAACGAGGGAGTGATTATTGTCAACATTCACCAGCCTCAGCTGTATCTCCTTTTGACCACTTTCGCATTTCGAAGAAACACAGACTTTCAGGTCCCATGGATCAAAGGGCTTCTGATTTTTACCGGTCCGGAGCTTCAAATTCTGTGGTTTCAAGAATTAATCGGTATCCAGATTCTAAAATTGGTTTCTGCAGAGAAGTTCATGCCCCCGTAAGGAGTAGTCGATTTGGGTTTTCGCATAGAATAGATAGAGGTGAGACTAGTGTTGGTTCTAAAGAAAGTTCAGCTGATAAAATGAAAATTCTACTCGGAATATATGAAAGCAGAAAGAACCTTGCCATGGAAAGTTTGAGGTACATTACCCAAGTCGAGGCTGCAGTGTCACTTTGGTTAGGGAATGAAAAAGAGGCGATTGAGATTGACGGGGACGAGGAGAACAAAGTTGTTGTTTCTGATGATTCGAGTGTTGAGGAAGTAGAGATAGTGAAGAAAAAACTGCAGTCCTTGAATTCTTCGGTGGTTACAGATTTAAGTAATGAGCATGCCAAGGTGGATGTTGTGGAGAAGATGATGAACTTAATGCAGCTTGAGCACGAATCTGCTGATAATGTTGTTCCAGCTCATAAAAAACTGTATGATTCTTCACTCAGGAGAAATGATAAACTGAATAGCTTAGATATTGAAATAGGACTTACTGAAATGCAGTTTCGAAGACAACTGTTATTGAGACCTCTCAAGTATACGAGGAAAAAAAAGAGG GATGTGGCAGAAGAATGTTTTGCTCCTCTTAGTGTAGAGGAAGTGGCTGATGTGACAAGTGCATTCTCGTCGAAATCCAATAG GGGAAAGGTTTTGGTGAGTCATGAGACTTCAAACATTGCTATTACAGGGGAAAAATTTCAGTGCTTGAGACCAGGGGGATGGCTCAATGATGAG GTTATTAATTTGTATGTAGAATTACTGAAAGAACGGGAAAAAAGGGAAACACAGAAGTTTTTGAAATGTcatttctttaacagtttctttTATAAAAAG CTAATTGCTGGTAAAGGAGGGTACAATTTTCAATCAGTTCGAAGATGGACTACGATAAAAAAGCTTGGATATAGCCTCTTAGACTGCGACAAA aTTTTTGTGCCTATCCACAAAATAAACCATTGGTGTTTAGCAGTTATCAACAAAAAAGATGAAAAGTTTCAGTATCTTGATTCACTCAAAGGGGGCGATAACGAAGTGATAAAAATGCTG GCCAGATACTACGTTGATGAGGTGAAGGACAAGAGTGGCGAAGACATTGATGTTCGTTCATGGGAGGAAGAATTTGTCGAGGACCTACCAGAGCAGGAGAATGG ATATGACTGTGGCATGTTCATGCTCAAATATGTCGACTTCTATAGCAGAGATATAGGACTGTGCTTTAGCCAGGTAAGCAAGTTCTTATGCATCACAATTTCCCGTTTTATGCAACCTAGTAGTATAATGTATTTTTCTTCTGTAGGAAAACATGCCATATTTTAG